TTCCCATTTAGGCCATTCAGAGTTCGCTATTTGAATTGCAATCGGGCCACCTTGAGTTTTCCCATGCCGGATTCCACCTGTAATTGTGATCTTATCCGCCTCAAAATTTTGTCTAGCTCCTCTTCCAAATCCCAAACGACGGCGAGATAAATCTATGTCGATATCTTTACTAGTAATCAACACATGCGCTGGAATACCTTCAATGATTGCCGACAGAGCAGGACCATGCGATTCCCCAGCTGTCAACCATCTAAGCACTGCATTCTCCAATCAAATTTGATAGGAGTATTCTCTCAGATCATCTTCTTAACTCGTTGCCAATTTACCCTTAAGGTATAGAAAACTTCGCTAAAACTGTTCCTAAAATCATAAATGGAGCGAAGGCAAACGAAGCCTTTGGTTTGAATAATGCGAAAACACCACCTATTAACCAAGTAATAGTTACAGCATGCATTAGTTGAAAAAATGAGGAAAGCGGAAGAGTGCAAATAATTGACAACTTTAAATCCCCTTCACCCAATTTACGCTGGCTTATAAAATACAGCATTAGATATATGGTGAAATTCAGAAACGATATCAGCCAATTTCTCCAGTACAGCATAAGCAAGATCAATCCAGTAGCAAGCAAATCTGAATTTTTTATCATTTGAGTACGAATGTCATACCAAGCTATTTTGGCAAAAAAAGCAATTGCTAGAATTTCAAGGATCATTCCTTGAGGATATTGAACACGACCTGCTACATGTAAGGCTGTGGATTACTTTTTAATCGCCTCGTATGCAACCTTCAATAAATCTGTGCGCATCTGATCAAAATTAAATTCTTTTTGTGAGAAATAATTGATTTGAAAAAGTGCTTGTTCAACTAACAGTGATAATCCTCCAATTACATGCTTACCTAAATTTTGATATCTCTTGGCTAGTTCAGTTGGCCAAGGATGATAAATCACTTCAAAGAAATCGGCTTTAGTAGAAATCACAGACAATCCATCAGTTGCTCCGGCTGGTGTAGTTGAAATAATCAAATCTCTATCTTGGATCTCTTCAAAATTATGCCAATCAAGAAAATCTATATCTAGATCTACCGCTGCAGCGTGCAACTGATCATGCCTGGTTAAAGATCGGGTTAAGACTGTTACTTCAGTGCCAGTCCCCTTCAACGCACCCAGTGCTGCACGAGCAGTTCCACCAGCTCCAAGAATTGCTATCTTCTTACCAAAGTATGGTTTCAGTAGATTCTTAAATGCCAGAAGATCTGTTGATATACCGATACTTCCAGTTGATTCAAAAATAATTGTATTGACAGAAGATATCTGTTTTGCGATTGGATCAACTCTATCTACAAACCCAATTGATATCTCTTTCAAAGGCATCGTAAGTGCTAATCCACGAAATCCTGCATTCTTGCATTCAAAATAATAGTTACCAAAATCTTGTTCCTTAACTTCATTTGACCCAAAATCTGCTTTAACACCTAAAATCTCATAAGCAGTTGAATGCAATAGAGGGGAAAGGGAATGACCGATTGGGCTGCCAGCTACCGCTAACTTAATCAATTGAACAACCCCGCATCTTCATTTTTCCTGAATTCATTAGCCCAGATATTAAATTGATCAAAGGATTTAGTGAATCTGGTGTCACCTGGTTTGACTGTAACGTAATACAACCAATCCCCGCTGGCTGGATTAACTGTTGCTTCTAAAGCCTTCTCCCCTGGATTGCTTATCGGACCTGGAGGTAAACCCCGATATTTATAAGTATTGTATTTGGAATTTGTATCCAAGCGCTTGTACGGCAGTCTAATTTTGCCTCTTGTATTTGTTGCGTAATCAATCGTGGCGTTGATTTGAAGAGGCATTCCAATCTTTAAACGATTGTAAATAACCTGAGCAATTTTAGGGAAATCATTTAGATCCCCCTCTGATTGAACCATTGAAGCAATGATTAGTAGCTCGTAAGGGGAGAAATTCTTGAAACCTTTGTCTATACCTGAGTTTTTTGCTGCAATATAAAATCGATCAACCATCTGTTCAATTGCTTGATCAAAGGTACTGCCCGGATAAATCGAATACTGCGCTGGAAATAGGAAACCTTCTACATTTGAAGTTCTATAAAGATCACTGATTTTAGTTATTCCAGAGTATTTACCTGAAACCAATTTAGATTTTGCAAGTAAATCCAATATCTCACTCTTTCGCAATCCTTCGATGAAACCAAACAATCCTCGATTTCGTTTTGGATCCAATAATTGCTCTAATGCTGTGCTGGCTGAGATCTCTAAATCAATTTCATGTATACCTGGGGTAATTGATTTTGACCTTTTATCATTAATGGCTATTTTGTAAAACACTTTTTCAGCCTTAATAACTCCGGCTTCTCGTAGTTTCAAAGCTATCTCACTTCCTGAATCTCCTGGTTCAATTAAGATTTCAGCCTTATCAACTGCAGAAGTATTTTTATAGTCATTTAGCAAAAAAGCATTATGGACCGAAACGCTGAGTAAGGTGAAAACTAAGCCAACACCTAGGGCCGCAATGAGTTTCTTCAAATCAAAATTCCTACCGCGCCACCAGATTTTTCATTTTGCAATGCAGATTCCAGAATGGTCACAGCAGCTATTTGATCAATGACAGATTTACTCTCCTTCTCACTTTTTCCTATCTCTCTCATTTGGGAGTAAGCGCTCTGAGTACTCATTCTTTCATCGACCATATAAATAGGACCAGAAAAATACGATTTAATTAGTTTTCCAAATTCCAGCGCAGAGAGTGATTTCGCACTCTCAGAACCTGATAAATGGATCGGATTACCAATCACAACATATAGAGGTTCTATCTCGGCAAATATATCCTTCAATTTTATTGGCAACTGTTGATCATTAATAATCGTTGCATGAGGTGAAACTAGGATTGAAGCTGCATCTGAAGTTGCCACACCAATTCGTTTCTCGCCATAATCAAAACCGATCCGTCGTCCTTGAGCTACCGGTTTAGTCATTTCCACACCTATCGTTATTTAATCTTTCCACTAATAACCTTAGTTATTTCCGCCATTGCTTTAACAATCGATCCCGAATCCGTGCCCCCACCTTGCGCAAAATCATCTTTTCCACCGCCACCGCCACCAAGAATTGTTGAACCAGTTTTAATCAGTTCGCCCGCCTTAATCCCTAACTTAATTGCCTCGGGAGAAACTGATGCCACTATAAGTGGTTTTGAGCTAACTACAGTTGCTAAAACAACTACCCCATCTTTGATTTTGCTTCTTAGATCCAATGCAATACTTCTCATATCCTCAACTGAAATTTCATCTGCTAGCTGCTCGACTATTAAATTAATGCCACTCATTGCCTTTGCATTTTTCACCAAGCTCGCAGCACTTGCCATTGCTTTGGCCGATCTGACAGTGGAGAGTTCTTTCTCCATGCCTTTCATTTTTTCAATCAATTCAGATATGCGTTGTGGCAATTCATCCGTGCGAACACCTTTGATAATTTCAGTTAAGGAATTAAGAAGGACGTGCTCACGAGCTAGATATTGATAAGCATCATGCCCAACTAAAGCTTCAATTCGGCGAACACCAGCGCCAATAGAGGATTCTGAAAGTAGTTTTACTAAACCTAATTGCCCAGATCTACTCACATGGGTTCCACCGCATAATTCTCTAGCCCAATCGCCAACACTTACAACTCGAACTTGATCCCCATATTTCTCACCAAATAGTGCCATTGCTCCCATCGCCTTGGCAGCATCTTGTGACATAACTTCAGCATGTACTTGCAAGTCTGCTATCAATAATTCATTGACTCGACTTTCAACATCATTTAATACAGATATCGGCACAGCTGCTGTGGAAGGAAAATCAAATCTAAATCTTCCCGGAGCATTCTCTGATCCTGCTTGGGTAGCTGTTTCACCTAACACTTCACGAAATGCTTTATGAACCATGTGGGTTGCAGTGTGTGCGCGAGATATCGCCAATCGACGTTCTAGATCAATTTCAGCCACAACCTGATCGCCATCTTTAACAACACCACTAACCACACTTCCACGATGAACAATTAATCCAGGTACTGGTGTTTGAACATCTTCTACTTGAATGATCGCGCCGCTGGCTAATTTAATTCTTCCGCCATCAGCTAGCTGCCCACCGCCTTCGGCATAAAACGGTGTTCTATCAAGAGTAATTTCAATCTCTGATCCTGCGTTTACTTCTTTAGCTTTTTTGCCATCAACAATTATTCCCGTTAATTTCGCCTCAGCCGAGATGTTTTCATAACCCACAAATTTAGTTGCGCCAGATTTATCTATGATCGCGCGGTATTCAGTTAAATCAGTATGTCCGCTTTTCTTAGCCTTCGAATCTGCTTTTGCCCGATCGCGCTGCTCATTCATTAATTTTCTAAAGCCAACTTCATCTACCCCTAAGCCCTGTTCGCGAGCCATTTCAAGTGTTAAATCAAAAGGGAATCCATATGTGTCATGTAATTTAAATGCAGTATCCGCCGACAAAGCGGTTGATTTAGATTTCTTTAATTGATCTGCAGCTAAATCAAAAATACTCGTACCACTCTTCAAAGTTTGAATAAAACTATCCTCTTCAGATTGAGCAACAGCTAAGATGCGCTCAGAATCACTTACTAACTCCGGATATTGTGGTCCCATTGCTTTAATTGAGCTTTTAACCAGTTCTGACATAACTAAATCTTGTGAACCAAGTAAGCGCATATTTCTTATAGTTCTGCGCATCATTCTTCTTAAAACATATCCACGGCCTTCGTTACCTGGTGTGACACCATCTCCGATCAACATCATGGCGGTACGTGCATGGTCGGCAACCACTCTTAAAGACACATCATTCTTTTCATTTTTGCCATACACAACTTTGGTCAGCTCAGATGCTTTATCCAAAATAATTCTGGTTGTATCGATTTCATATATATTTTCAACACCTTGAAGTAAGGCAGCAGTTCGCTCAAGGCCAAGACCAGTATCAATATTCTTAGCCGGCAATTCGCCCACAATAGGGAAAGAGTTCTTGTCTCCACCTTCACCTCTAATGTTTTGCATAAACACCAGGTTCCAAATTTCAAGGTATCTATCTTCATCAGCGATTGGCCCACCTTCTTTGCCATAGGCACTGCCGCGATCAAAATAGATTTCAGAACAAGGACCACATGGACCAGGAACGCCCATCGACCAAAAATTATCCGCCATGCCCCGGCGCTGAATGCGATCTTTAGGAACTCCAACTTGTTTTTCCCAAATCTGAGCTGCTTCATCATCATCTTGATAAACAGTTACCCAAAGTTTGTCTTCGCTAAATCCATAGCCACCATCTGATGTGGATTTAGTTAATAACTCCCATGCCAATGAAATAGCGCCTTCTTTGAAATAATCTCCAAAGGAAAAGTTACCGCACATTTGGAAAAATGAAGCATGTCTGGTTGTTTTACCGACTTCGTCAATATCTAAAGTTCGAACACATTTTTGAACAGAGGTTGCGCGTTTATAAGGAGGTTTTACTTCGCCCAGGAAATATGGCTTGAAAGGAACCATCCCGGCATTAACAAGTAAAAGGTTTGGATCATCTGCAATTAATGATGCTGATGGAACGACAGTATGTGGAAGTTTTAGCGAGTTATTTGATTCGAAAAATTTCAGCCATCTAGCGCGAATATCAGCGGAGTCCATAGTTACTCCTTCGCTTTACTTTTTTTCTTACCCTTTTTCTTAAGCTTTGCTGCAGTAACAATTGCAGCTGCTGCTTTCATTGCCATTGGGTTTTCATCTAAGAAGGATTCAGTTGCACTAGAAACTTTCTTTGTTAAATTCTCAATTGATTTACCGGCATTACTTAGACTCTTCAACGGGCTATTTATCATCGACAAAGTTTTAGTAATTTCATCAATTAATCTGGATGCTCGAATCACTGTATATGCAACAGCCACTGCTATTACGGCAAGGGAGGATGCGGCAATTATCGTTGCAATTCCACCCGGACCCATATTGGGAAGAATACCTGAAAAGAGGGTAACTACTTGGCAGCGGCTGGAGTATCAACCCCAGACTCTTTGCGTTGTGCAGGAGTAATTGGTGTTGGTGCCCCTGTTAATGGATCTCCCCCGCTAGCTGTCTTAGGGAATGCAATAACTTCACGAATGGATGAAGCACCTGCCAACAATGCGCACAAACGATCTAAACCAAGTGCGATACCACCATGAGGAGGCGGCCCATAATTAAAAGCTTCCAACAAAAATCCGAATTTACTTTCTGCCTCTGCTTGAGAGAGTCCAATAGTTTTAAATACGCGTTGTTGAACCTCTCTTTGATGAATACGTATAGATCCACCACCGATTTCACTGCCATTTAAAACAATGTCATATGCATAGGCCAAAGCATCCTTTGGATCTTTATCAAAGGTTTGTGCGAACTCAGGTTTTGGTCCAGTAAATGGGTGATGGACCGCAGTCCAACCAGCAGATGGATTTTCAGCATCAACTGGTTCAAACATTGGCGCG
The Candidatus Nanopelagicus limnes DNA segment above includes these coding regions:
- a CDS encoding prepilin peptidase, producing MILEILAIAFFAKIAWYDIRTQMIKNSDLLATGLILLMLYWRNWLISFLNFTIYLMLYFISQRKLGEGDLKLSIICTLPLSSFFQLMHAVTITWLIGGVFALFKPKASFAFAPFMILGTVLAKFSIP
- a CDS encoding shikimate dehydrogenase family protein — translated: MIKLAVAGSPIGHSLSPLLHSTAYEILGVKADFGSNEVKEQDFGNYYFECKNAGFRGLALTMPLKEISIGFVDRVDPIAKQISSVNTIIFESTGSIGISTDLLAFKNLLKPYFGKKIAILGAGGTARAALGALKGTGTEVTVLTRSLTRHDQLHAAAVDLDIDFLDWHNFEEIQDRDLIISTTPAGATDGLSVISTKADFFEVIYHPWPTELAKRYQNLGKHVIGGLSLLVEQALFQINYFSQKEFNFDQMRTDLLKVAYEAIKK
- the mltG gene encoding endolytic transglycosylase MltG; protein product: MKKLIAALGVGLVFTLLSVSVHNAFLLNDYKNTSAVDKAEILIEPGDSGSEIALKLREAGVIKAEKVFYKIAINDKRSKSITPGIHEIDLEISASTALEQLLDPKRNRGLFGFIEGLRKSEILDLLAKSKLVSGKYSGITKISDLYRTSNVEGFLFPAQYSIYPGSTFDQAIEQMVDRFYIAAKNSGIDKGFKNFSPYELLIIASMVQSEGDLNDFPKIAQVIYNRLKIGMPLQINATIDYATNTRGKIRLPYKRLDTNSKYNTYKYRGLPPGPISNPGEKALEATVNPASGDWLYYVTVKPGDTRFTKSFDQFNIWANEFRKNEDAGLFN
- the ruvX gene encoding Holliday junction resolvase RuvX — protein: MTKPVAQGRRIGFDYGEKRIGVATSDAASILVSPHATIINDQQLPIKLKDIFAEIEPLYVVIGNPIHLSGSESAKSLSALEFGKLIKSYFSGPIYMVDERMSTQSAYSQMREIGKSEKESKSVIDQIAAVTILESALQNEKSGGAVGILI
- the alaS gene encoding alanine--tRNA ligase: MDSADIRARWLKFFESNNSLKLPHTVVPSASLIADDPNLLLVNAGMVPFKPYFLGEVKPPYKRATSVQKCVRTLDIDEVGKTTRHASFFQMCGNFSFGDYFKEGAISLAWELLTKSTSDGGYGFSEDKLWVTVYQDDDEAAQIWEKQVGVPKDRIQRRGMADNFWSMGVPGPCGPCSEIYFDRGSAYGKEGGPIADEDRYLEIWNLVFMQNIRGEGGDKNSFPIVGELPAKNIDTGLGLERTAALLQGVENIYEIDTTRIILDKASELTKVVYGKNEKNDVSLRVVADHARTAMMLIGDGVTPGNEGRGYVLRRMMRRTIRNMRLLGSQDLVMSELVKSSIKAMGPQYPELVSDSERILAVAQSEEDSFIQTLKSGTSIFDLAADQLKKSKSTALSADTAFKLHDTYGFPFDLTLEMAREQGLGVDEVGFRKLMNEQRDRAKADSKAKKSGHTDLTEYRAIIDKSGATKFVGYENISAEAKLTGIIVDGKKAKEVNAGSEIEITLDRTPFYAEGGGQLADGGRIKLASGAIIQVEDVQTPVPGLIVHRGSVVSGVVKDGDQVVAEIDLERRLAISRAHTATHMVHKAFREVLGETATQAGSENAPGRFRFDFPSTAAVPISVLNDVESRVNELLIADLQVHAEVMSQDAAKAMGAMALFGEKYGDQVRVVSVGDWARELCGGTHVSRSGQLGLVKLLSESSIGAGVRRIEALVGHDAYQYLAREHVLLNSLTEIIKGVRTDELPQRISELIEKMKGMEKELSTVRSAKAMASAASLVKNAKAMSGINLIVEQLADEISVEDMRSIALDLRSKIKDGVVVLATVVSSKPLIVASVSPEAIKLGIKAGELIKTGSTILGGGGGGKDDFAQGGGTDSGSIVKAMAEITKVISGKIK
- a CDS encoding DUF948 domain-containing protein gives rise to the protein MGPGGIATIIAASSLAVIAVAVAYTVIRASRLIDEITKTLSMINSPLKSLSNAGKSIENLTKKVSSATESFLDENPMAMKAAAAIVTAAKLKKKGKKKSKAKE